From the Herpetosiphon gulosus genome, one window contains:
- a CDS encoding sugar ABC transporter permease: protein MMRFTARFERGQQAIWLLAPWLLGTCLLVLLPLLGTLGLLFTQYDVLSAPTWVGLTNITHVGNNPLFWRAITNSLIFLAVAIPLRFGLTLGLGVVLAKPRPHARWYRTIIYIPSLIPDVAYALLWLWIFNPIYGPLNLLLTALGLPPSPWLLDATSARMSLVLLTVFQIGDGFVMIIAGRQSLSQHYYDAAAVDGASPWQQFRHITLPLLAPWLVLLILRDCVVTLQQTITTTALMTKGEPYYATLFLPSLIYQEAFDRFRFGPAAVMMLALFVGLGLIAVSVVMITRRTLGRG, encoded by the coding sequence ATGATGCGTTTCACCGCGCGGTTTGAGCGTGGTCAGCAAGCGATCTGGTTGCTTGCTCCATGGCTGCTTGGCACATGCTTGCTCGTTTTGCTGCCGTTGCTTGGCACGCTTGGGTTGCTGTTTACCCAATACGATGTTCTCTCGGCTCCTACCTGGGTTGGCCTCACGAATATCACACATGTTGGCAACAATCCCTTATTTTGGCGGGCCATCACCAATTCGCTGATTTTTCTTGCGGTGGCGATTCCCCTGCGCTTTGGCTTAACGCTTGGGCTGGGCGTAGTGTTGGCCAAGCCACGGCCCCATGCCCGTTGGTATCGCACGATTATCTATATCCCCAGTTTGATTCCTGATGTGGCCTATGCCCTGCTCTGGCTCTGGATTTTCAACCCAATCTATGGGCCATTGAACCTGCTGCTAACGGCACTCGGCCTCCCACCATCGCCATGGTTGCTCGATGCCACTAGTGCGCGGATGAGCTTGGTGTTACTGACCGTGTTTCAAATTGGCGATGGCTTTGTGATGATCATTGCTGGTCGCCAATCGCTTAGCCAACACTACTACGATGCCGCAGCGGTTGATGGGGCCAGCCCATGGCAACAATTTCGGCATATTACGCTCCCACTGCTGGCCCCATGGCTTGTCTTATTGATTCTGCGCGATTGTGTTGTGACCTTACAACAAACAATCACGACCACGGCCCTGATGACCAAAGGCGAACCCTATTATGCCACGCTGTTTTTGCCCTCGCTTATCTATCAAGAAGCCTTTGATCGGTTTCGGTTTGGTCCGGCTGCGGTCATGATGCTGGCACTGTTTGTGGGTTTGGGGCTGATTGCCGTCAGTGTAGTCATGATCACGCGGCGTACTCTGGGTCGAGGCTAG
- a CDS encoding carbohydrate ABC transporter permease, which translates to MRVRMILKQGCLLLVLVIWLLPLYWMLLASLRLPGTPPAPTITWLPQHPSLNSYAQAAAIVPLWTFLGNSLLIMGITVPLTIVSASWAALGIMYLRPSLRIWVLGTLIGCLLIPTQMVWLPRFILFAKLKLIDSYWPLIVPAFMGSSPLFVLLFYWAMRRIEPETLEAASLDGAHTLQIWATIVMPHVVPTTVTVIVLTTVLYWSDFITPLMYLKSESRYPLSVGLSILQQMDRANWPILMAGAVIMTLPLILGFLLIQRLFWRSMLDSR; encoded by the coding sequence ATGCGTGTGCGAATGATCCTGAAGCAGGGGTGTTTGCTGCTCGTCTTGGTCATCTGGCTCTTGCCGTTATATTGGATGCTGCTAGCATCCTTGCGTCTGCCTGGTACACCACCAGCGCCTACGATTACATGGCTTCCGCAGCACCCATCGCTCAACAGCTATGCCCAAGCTGCGGCGATTGTGCCGCTCTGGACATTCTTGGGCAATTCACTGCTGATCATGGGCATCACGGTTCCGCTCACGATCGTGAGTGCTTCATGGGCAGCGTTGGGCATTATGTATTTGCGACCATCGCTCCGCATTTGGGTGCTTGGCACGTTGATTGGCTGTCTGCTGATTCCCACGCAGATGGTCTGGCTGCCGCGCTTTATCCTCTTTGCCAAACTGAAACTGATCGATAGTTATTGGCCGTTGATCGTGCCAGCTTTTATGGGGTCAAGCCCGCTCTTTGTGTTGCTGTTTTACTGGGCTATGCGCCGCATCGAGCCGGAAACGCTGGAAGCCGCCAGCCTTGATGGTGCGCATACGCTCCAGATTTGGGCCACGATTGTGATGCCCCATGTGGTTCCAACCACGGTGACCGTGATTGTGTTGACCACCGTGCTGTATTGGAGCGACTTCATTACCCCCTTGATGTATTTAAAATCGGAGTCGCGCTACCCGCTCTCGGTTGGCTTGTCCATCCTGCAACAAATGGATCGGGCCAATTGGCCGATTCTGATGGCGGGTGCGGTGATCATGACCCTGCCATTAATCCTTGGTTTTTTGCTGATCCAGCGTTTATTTTGGCGCAGTATGTTGGATTCACGCTAG
- a CDS encoding sugar ABC transporter substrate-binding protein produces the protein MVNAFHAKQSAVKVQLTHIPGQSEYRQRLTADFAAGTPADIVLINYRRFAGFAAKGTLEPLGPYLDKSSLIKRDDFYTESMGAFDWNGQLTCIPQNLSSLVVYYNKNLFDQAGLAYPKDDWTWEEFQATAQALTIDADNDGNPEQYGLGTEASIFRVTPFIWQNGGDLVDDPAKPTRLNLNTPEAAGALEWFTDLQVKHHVIPSREQELAEPHEVRFLNGRLGMILNSRRGVPTYREITSFDWDVAPLPTGKSRAGILHADGYCMAAASQEKIAAWAFIEFANSVEGQTLVAASGRTVPSLRSVAESPAFLDPNAKPANSRVFLDVIPYIRSVPVMDTWVDIEEIMNIEFERALHGDIGYDEAMRLATERSAEFFPQP, from the coding sequence TTGGTCAACGCATTTCACGCCAAACAATCGGCGGTGAAAGTGCAGTTAACCCATATTCCCGGCCAAAGTGAATATCGCCAACGGCTTACAGCAGATTTTGCTGCGGGTACGCCCGCCGATATTGTGTTGATTAACTATCGCCGTTTTGCAGGATTTGCTGCCAAAGGTACGCTGGAACCACTTGGCCCATACCTCGACAAAAGCAGCCTGATCAAACGTGATGATTTTTATACCGAATCGATGGGAGCTTTCGATTGGAATGGGCAATTGACCTGTATTCCCCAAAACCTCTCTAGCTTGGTGGTCTACTACAATAAAAATCTCTTCGATCAAGCTGGTTTAGCCTATCCCAAGGATGATTGGACGTGGGAAGAGTTTCAGGCAACCGCTCAAGCCTTGACGATTGATGCCGATAACGATGGCAATCCTGAACAATATGGGCTTGGTACTGAGGCCTCGATCTTTCGAGTCACGCCCTTTATTTGGCAAAATGGTGGTGATTTGGTTGATGATCCCGCCAAGCCAACCCGCCTCAATTTGAACACGCCTGAGGCAGCGGGAGCCTTGGAATGGTTCACCGATTTGCAAGTGAAGCATCATGTCATTCCGAGCCGTGAACAAGAATTGGCCGAACCGCATGAAGTCCGTTTTCTCAATGGACGTTTAGGCATGATTCTCAATAGCCGTCGGGGAGTCCCAACCTATCGCGAAATCACCAGTTTTGATTGGGATGTTGCGCCCTTGCCTACGGGCAAGAGCCGCGCAGGCATTTTGCATGCGGATGGCTATTGTATGGCCGCCGCCAGCCAAGAAAAAATCGCAGCGTGGGCCTTTATCGAGTTTGCTAATTCAGTCGAAGGCCAAACCTTAGTGGCAGCCTCAGGCCGGACGGTTCCCTCACTGCGCAGTGTGGCCGAATCACCAGCATTTCTCGACCCCAACGCTAAACCTGCCAATAGCCGCGTATTTCTTGATGTCATTCCGTATATCCGCAGTGTTCCGGTGATGGACACCTGGGTCGATATTGAGGAAATTATGAATATCGAGTTTGAACGAGCACTCCATGGCGATATTGGCTACGATGAGGCTATGCGTTTGGCAACCGAACGCTCAGCAGAATTCTTCCCCCAGCCCTAA
- the lgt gene encoding prolipoprotein diacylglyceryl transferase has product MQPPFGPNLLELGPIVIRMYAIAILSGAMLGGWLGAHRARARGYNPNIVWDWLIVGLILGVAGGRIWYVASSWPQYRDGPFLDMINTTKGGLAIHGAIVGAVLTVIIAAWRTKTNALTWMDVLAPCLSVGQAIGRWGNFFNNEAYGGPVTNGLPWNLDIPAQYRIRGTEQYDAATRFHPTFLYESLWNLGVLFSIVFIERRFRGRLRNGDSLLIYGVLYSIGRFWIEDLRVDKLCTGGVGGAICNDSLSTARLTSIVLIVGCSALFVLRRVLQRNPPASSYQQWDEPWQPEPETAKATA; this is encoded by the coding sequence ATGCAACCGCCGTTTGGTCCGAATTTGCTTGAGTTAGGCCCGATTGTAATTCGTATGTATGCGATTGCAATTTTGAGTGGCGCGATGCTGGGGGGCTGGCTTGGCGCTCATCGTGCTCGCGCCCGTGGCTATAACCCTAATATCGTTTGGGATTGGTTGATCGTTGGTTTGATTTTGGGGGTTGCAGGTGGGCGAATTTGGTATGTAGCCTCGTCGTGGCCTCAATATCGCGATGGCCCATTTCTCGATATGATTAACACCACCAAGGGCGGTTTGGCCATCCACGGGGCCATCGTTGGCGCGGTGCTGACGGTGATCATCGCCGCATGGCGCACCAAAACCAATGCACTCACATGGATGGATGTTCTGGCCCCATGTTTGAGCGTTGGCCAAGCAATTGGGCGCTGGGGCAACTTTTTCAATAACGAAGCCTATGGCGGCCCGGTCACCAATGGTTTGCCTTGGAATTTGGATATTCCAGCCCAATACCGGATTCGTGGCACTGAGCAGTATGATGCCGCTACCCGTTTTCACCCAACCTTTTTATACGAATCACTTTGGAATTTAGGCGTGTTGTTCTCGATTGTCTTTATCGAACGCCGCTTCCGTGGTCGCTTACGCAATGGCGATTCATTGCTGATTTATGGCGTGCTCTACTCAATTGGCCGTTTTTGGATCGAAGATCTACGGGTGGATAAGCTCTGTACTGGCGGCGTTGGGGGTGCGATCTGTAACGATAGCCTCTCGACCGCTCGTTTGACCAGCATCGTTTTGATTGTTGGTTGTAGCGCCTTGTTTGTGCTGCGCCGCGTGTTGCAGCGCAATCCACCAGCCAGTAGCTACCAACAATGGGATGAACCATGGCAACCAGAGCCTGAAACGGCCAAAGCCACAGCCTAA
- a CDS encoding DUF5685 family protein, with protein MFGVLRGCSPHLDQPTHAAWWSHICGMCLTLRDQHGQVARITTNYDAALLSALYEAQRSEQGSRRTSVCALRGFRALDVVAADDHGSRYAAAVSLLMAAIRLRDNVADRDGWAGKVPLVANTVAKRWDKKAEQTARELGFEPALLRQQAVAQAEVEALVNADFCTYSAPTEAAVGAAFRHTAILANQPSNAEPLEQMGRMYGRMMLLLDSYNDVAEDQARGHFNALCATPQAELRTVAHKIFNDAFANLRQQWQRLSLLQAHLVEVLLLNMLPAIGSKAFGACKRHSLACATALPVAAALLPAMASDYDDDPSRRDPNRAYTGPTRALKPHENPEYQGQYPQQPPYQGQYPQQPYQGYPPQYNPNDPSMLPPGSLPPASSHSVPPPGHYQDSKRDVALGAALCCCQSRRHRRHSHRSRIRCCDDDCCDCCQCTCCCCDATDVCEGDGCSCCECGGCGDGCSCCECGDCCSCDC; from the coding sequence ATGTTTGGAGTTCTGCGTGGGTGCTCGCCGCACCTTGATCAACCAACCCATGCCGCTTGGTGGAGCCATATTTGTGGTATGTGCCTGACCTTGCGCGACCAGCATGGCCAAGTTGCGCGAATTACCACCAATTACGATGCTGCCTTACTTTCGGCATTGTACGAAGCTCAACGCTCTGAGCAAGGCTCGCGCCGCACGAGTGTCTGTGCGTTACGTGGTTTTCGGGCACTCGATGTGGTCGCGGCTGATGATCATGGTTCGCGCTATGCCGCAGCCGTGAGTTTGCTGATGGCCGCAATTCGGCTGCGCGATAATGTGGCTGATCGTGATGGTTGGGCTGGTAAAGTGCCCTTGGTTGCTAACACAGTTGCTAAACGTTGGGATAAAAAAGCTGAGCAAACCGCGCGGGAGTTGGGCTTTGAGCCAGCTTTATTGCGCCAACAAGCCGTCGCTCAGGCTGAAGTTGAGGCCTTGGTTAATGCCGATTTTTGCACCTACTCGGCTCCGACCGAGGCTGCGGTGGGTGCGGCGTTTCGGCATACGGCGATTTTGGCCAACCAACCGAGCAATGCCGAGCCACTTGAGCAAATGGGCCGTATGTATGGCCGCATGATGTTGCTGCTCGATAGCTACAACGATGTGGCCGAAGATCAAGCCCGTGGCCATTTTAATGCCTTATGTGCCACACCCCAAGCCGAATTGCGCACGGTTGCTCATAAAATTTTCAACGATGCCTTTGCTAATTTGCGCCAACAATGGCAACGTTTGAGCTTGCTGCAAGCGCATTTGGTTGAAGTTTTGTTATTAAATATGTTGCCAGCGATTGGCTCAAAAGCTTTTGGCGCATGCAAGCGCCATAGTTTGGCCTGCGCCACGGCCTTGCCAGTTGCGGCGGCATTATTGCCAGCTATGGCCAGCGATTACGATGACGATCCTTCGCGGCGTGACCCCAATCGCGCCTACACTGGGCCAACCCGTGCCCTCAAGCCCCACGAAAATCCTGAATATCAAGGTCAATATCCGCAACAGCCGCCCTACCAAGGCCAATATCCGCAACAACCATATCAAGGCTATCCGCCACAGTACAATCCAAATGATCCGTCGATGTTGCCACCTGGCTCGTTGCCGCCAGCCAGTTCACATTCTGTTCCACCGCCAGGCCATTATCAAGATAGCAAACGTGATGTAGCCTTGGGTGCAGCTTTGTGCTGTTGCCAAAGTCGCCGCCATCGTCGCCACTCGCATCGTTCACGGATTCGCTGTTGTGATGATGATTGCTGTGATTGTTGCCAATGTACCTGCTGTTGTTGCGATGCGACCGATGTTTGCGAGGGCGATGGTTGCAGTTGCTGCGAATGTGGCGGCTGCGGCGATGGTTGCAGTTGCTGCGAATGTGGTGATTGCTGTAGTTGTGATTGTTAA
- a CDS encoding response regulator, which produces MNGTTHILVVEDDPAIGRLLLMHLREAGWQAILANTGMAGLRLWASDCFQIVLLDVMLPDLSGWELCQQLRAESNVPILMLTAKASDDDVVRGLNLGADDYLTKPFSQAQLIARVQRLIQRQALLEPVPRLPSLAVEPAEPQPTRPPSGAALLREARQKAGLSLYAAERRTGIRWDYLQAIEQGAFMQIPLKQIKPLLLQYCELLQVDARPVFAHAQQVYLASPEYHQRRNWPWLVAVSCIIVIVIVMLW; this is translated from the coding sequence GTGAATGGCACGACCCACATTTTAGTCGTCGAAGATGATCCAGCGATTGGGCGTTTGTTGCTGATGCATTTGCGCGAGGCTGGTTGGCAAGCCATACTTGCCAACACGGGCATGGCTGGGCTGCGTTTATGGGCCAGCGATTGCTTCCAAATTGTGTTGTTGGATGTGATGTTGCCTGATTTGAGCGGCTGGGAGTTGTGCCAACAATTGCGGGCCGAAAGCAATGTACCGATTTTGATGCTCACCGCCAAAGCCAGCGACGATGATGTGGTGCGTGGTCTCAATTTAGGTGCTGATGATTATTTGACCAAGCCATTCAGTCAGGCTCAATTAATTGCCCGCGTGCAACGCTTGATTCAACGCCAAGCCTTGCTTGAGCCAGTTCCACGGTTGCCGAGTTTGGCAGTTGAGCCTGCTGAACCACAGCCAACTCGCCCGCCTAGCGGCGCAGCGTTGTTGCGCGAAGCTCGTCAAAAAGCCGGCCTTAGTTTGTATGCTGCCGAACGGCGTACAGGCATTCGCTGGGATTATTTGCAGGCAATCGAACAAGGCGCATTTATGCAAATTCCGCTTAAGCAAATTAAGCCCTTGCTGCTGCAATATTGTGAATTATTGCAAGTTGATGCGCGGCCTGTTTTTGCCCATGCCCAACAAGTGTATTTAGCCTCGCCCGAATACCATCAACGCCGCAATTGGCCTTGGCTGGTAGCCGTTAGTTGTATCATTGTGATTGTGATTGTGATGCTGTGGTAA